In a single window of the Desulfocurvibacter africanus subsp. africanus DSM 2603 genome:
- a CDS encoding heavy metal translocating P-type ATPase: protein MSEHTIPRMSSIDTPEASKIDGPKAEKAKHVQAQVKGMHCAACSARIERTVGAMDGVRGVSVNLAGETMDVDFDPHVVSFDSIGERIKKLGFEAVPPPESAATSETLLELDIGGMHCASCSSRIERVVGAMEGVRKAEVNLATESGLFEFDPDALSPRAIREAIGKLGFTAKARTKAGEAMADRQRLAEERLSGLKRRLIPAFAFALPVLVLSMGHMVGMPLPHWLDPMHAPLNFALAQLALTLPVLWSGREFYTIGFPNLLRGQPNMDSLIAVGTGAAVVYSVWNTIEIGLGVNPMERAMDLYFEAAAVLIALVSLGRYFEARAKLRTSDAIRALMQLAPDTATLVTEQGVQPIPVDEVERGDVLLVRPGERLPVDGVVVEGESGVDEAMLTGEPLPVTKRPGDAVTGGTLNTTGALTIKTSRVGADTTLSRIIDMVRKAQGTKAPIANLADTISFYFVPAVMSLAVLSGLAWYFIGGADFTFALRIFIAVLVIACPCAMGLATPTSIMVGTGRGAQLGVLVKGGEALQTAESIDAVVFDKTGTLTHGKPELTDLEPLTDAFGDRRQLLSLAAAAESVSEHPLAAAVVRTAEREGISLLKPENFQALGGRGITASVDGRAVLLGNRELMVEQDVQDTDPGRSTAIAASLSAQGKTALYLAVDGGLAALLAVADTLKDEAPAVVAELRAMGKQVVMITGDNEVTARAVAAQAGVSEVLAQVLPGRKAEEVRKLQQRGLRVAMIGDGINDAPALAQADLGLAMGTGIDVAVESGDMVLMTGNLRGVLTALRLSRAVMANIRQNLFWAFAYNVVGIPVAAGLLYALGGPTLSPMIAGAAMAMSSVSVVTNALRLRFFRG, encoded by the coding sequence ATGAGCGAACATACCATACCACGCATGTCGTCCATCGACACACCCGAAGCTTCCAAGATCGATGGACCTAAGGCTGAGAAGGCCAAGCACGTCCAGGCCCAGGTCAAGGGCATGCACTGCGCGGCTTGCTCGGCGCGCATAGAGCGCACCGTGGGAGCCATGGACGGTGTCAGGGGCGTTTCCGTGAACCTGGCCGGCGAGACCATGGACGTGGATTTTGATCCGCATGTCGTGAGCTTCGACTCCATAGGCGAACGCATCAAGAAGCTGGGCTTCGAGGCCGTGCCACCACCGGAGTCTGCCGCCACGAGCGAGACTCTGCTGGAACTGGACATCGGCGGCATGCACTGCGCCTCGTGCTCATCGCGCATCGAGCGAGTAGTGGGTGCCATGGAGGGCGTGCGCAAGGCCGAGGTCAACCTGGCCACGGAGTCGGGCCTGTTCGAGTTCGATCCGGACGCGCTCAGCCCCAGGGCCATCCGCGAGGCCATCGGCAAGCTCGGCTTCACGGCCAAGGCGCGCACAAAGGCCGGCGAGGCTATGGCCGATCGCCAGCGCCTGGCCGAGGAGCGTTTGTCAGGTCTCAAGCGGCGGCTTATCCCGGCTTTCGCCTTCGCCTTGCCTGTGCTCGTGCTTTCCATGGGCCACATGGTCGGCATGCCCCTGCCGCACTGGCTGGATCCCATGCACGCGCCGCTCAATTTCGCCCTGGCTCAGCTTGCGCTGACTTTGCCCGTACTGTGGTCCGGCCGCGAGTTCTATACCATTGGCTTCCCCAACCTGCTGCGCGGCCAGCCCAACATGGACTCGCTCATCGCTGTGGGCACGGGCGCGGCCGTGGTCTATTCGGTCTGGAACACCATCGAAATCGGCCTGGGCGTGAATCCCATGGAAAGGGCCATGGACCTCTACTTCGAGGCCGCGGCCGTGCTTATCGCCCTGGTTTCTCTGGGCCGTTATTTCGAGGCCCGCGCCAAGCTGCGGACTTCGGACGCCATCCGCGCGCTCATGCAGCTTGCGCCGGATACGGCCACTTTGGTCACGGAGCAGGGCGTGCAGCCCATCCCGGTGGACGAGGTCGAGCGCGGCGATGTGCTGCTGGTGCGGCCCGGCGAGCGGCTGCCCGTGGACGGCGTGGTGGTCGAGGGCGAGTCGGGCGTGGACGAAGCCATGCTCACGGGCGAGCCCCTGCCCGTGACCAAGCGGCCCGGTGACGCCGTGACCGGCGGCACGCTCAACACAACGGGCGCGCTGACCATCAAGACCAGCCGCGTGGGCGCGGACACGACGCTCTCGCGCATCATCGACATGGTGCGCAAGGCCCAGGGCACCAAGGCGCCCATCGCCAACCTGGCCGACACCATCAGCTTTTATTTCGTGCCCGCGGTCATGAGCCTGGCCGTGCTGTCGGGCTTGGCCTGGTACTTCATCGGCGGAGCCGATTTCACCTTCGCCCTGCGTATTTTCATCGCCGTGCTGGTCATCGCCTGCCCCTGCGCCATGGGCCTGGCCACGCCGACCTCCATCATGGTCGGCACCGGGCGCGGCGCGCAACTGGGCGTGCTGGTCAAGGGCGGCGAAGCCCTGCAGACCGCCGAATCCATCGATGCCGTGGTTTTTGACAAGACCGGCACCCTGACCCACGGCAAACCCGAATTGACCGACCTGGAACCACTCACGGACGCTTTCGGCGACAGGCGACAATTGCTGTCCCTGGCCGCGGCGGCCGAGTCGGTCAGCGAGCACCCTCTGGCCGCGGCCGTGGTGCGCACGGCCGAGCGCGAGGGAATTTCTCTGCTCAAGCCAGAGAACTTCCAGGCCTTGGGCGGCCGAGGCATAACAGCCAGTGTGGACGGCCGGGCCGTGCTGTTGGGCAACCGCGAACTCATGGTCGAGCAGGACGTGCAGGATACGGATCCAGGCCGCAGCACGGCCATTGCGGCGAGCCTGTCCGCTCAGGGCAAGACCGCCCTGTACCTGGCCGTGGATGGAGGCCTGGCGGCGCTGCTGGCCGTGGCCGACACGCTCAAGGACGAGGCTCCGGCCGTGGTGGCCGAACTGCGCGCCATGGGCAAACAGGTGGTCATGATCACCGGCGATAATGAGGTCACGGCCAGGGCCGTGGCGGCCCAGGCCGGCGTGTCGGAAGTGCTGGCCCAGGTCCTGCCGGGCCGCAAGGCCGAGGAGGTGCGCAAGCTCCAGCAGCGCGGGCTCAGGGTGGCCATGATCGGCGATGGCATCAACGACGCTCCGGCCTTGGCCCAGGCCGATCTCGGCTTGGCCATGGGCACGGGCATCGACGTGGCCGTGGAGTCGGGCGACATGGTGCTCATGACCGGCAACCTGCGCGGCGTGCTCACTGCCTTGCGCCTTTCACGGGCGGTCATGGCCAACATCCGCCAGAACCTGTTCTGGGCCTTCGCCTACAACGTGGTGGGCATTCCCGTGGCCGCCGGCTTGCTCTACGCCCTTGGCGGGCCGACGCTTTCGCCCATGATCGCCGGAGCGGCCATGGCCATGAGCTCCGTATCCGTTGTCACCAATGCGCTGCGTTTGCGTTTTTTCAGAGGCTAG
- a CDS encoding DUF1579 domain-containing protein, with translation MKNEKRQEGKMDMQAMMAAYKKLAVPGAPHALLAGLAGSWATWTRAWMEPGQPPTETTGTCEQKMLLGGRYLQQEYAGDMMGDQFTGINLIGYDNHTQKYVSVWYDSMSTGIVCFEGTASADGKTITQEASYDDPVRGPLLWRSVTRIVDADTLEYEMYLTPKGGQEEKAMEMTVARKR, from the coding sequence ATGAAGAATGAGAAAAGACAGGAAGGCAAGATGGACATGCAGGCGATGATGGCAGCGTACAAAAAGCTGGCAGTTCCGGGCGCCCCCCACGCGCTGCTGGCGGGCCTGGCGGGAAGCTGGGCCACCTGGACCAGGGCCTGGATGGAACCGGGCCAGCCCCCGACGGAAACCACCGGCACCTGCGAACAGAAGATGCTCCTGGGCGGGCGCTACCTGCAGCAGGAGTATGCCGGCGATATGATGGGAGACCAGTTCACGGGCATCAACCTCATCGGGTACGACAACCATACGCAGAAATACGTCTCGGTCTGGTACGATTCGATGAGCACCGGCATCGTTTGTTTCGAGGGGACCGCCAGCGCGGATGGCAAAACAATTACCCAGGAAGCAAGCTACGATGACCCGGTCAGAGGTCCACTGCTGTGGCGCAGCGTGACCAGGATCGTGGACGCGGACACCCTGGAATATGAAATGTACCTCACTCCGAAGGGTGGCCAGGAGGAGAAGGCGATGGAAATGACGGTCGCGCGCAAGCGATAA
- a CDS encoding response regulator, giving the protein MHILIAEDNQVNLLVASRLLDKLGHSSVGVPDGSQALEALERGHFDLLLLDVSMPVLDGLETAKAVRVRNLDIPIVLLTAFSDPETRAQAKAVGVDLFLDKPLDKESLRRVMDQVTTDKAPDVSGLLSLQQQSDRLIDLDQVRRRFFDDLTLLREVYGMYMQDAPQRLRTVQESLAAGDTAAAGKAAHSLKGISGSVGSTRLSEAAQVVEKAGRADDLAAAREAFPLVETLLEQTINEIRDILSCLPA; this is encoded by the coding sequence ATGCATATCCTTATCGCTGAAGACAATCAGGTGAATTTGCTCGTAGCCTCCAGGTTGCTCGACAAGCTCGGGCACAGCAGCGTCGGCGTTCCGGATGGAAGCCAGGCCCTGGAAGCCTTGGAGCGGGGCCATTTCGACCTGCTCCTGCTGGATGTGTCCATGCCCGTGTTGGATGGCCTGGAAACGGCCAAGGCGGTTCGCGTCAGGAACCTGGACATCCCCATCGTTCTGCTGACCGCCTTCTCCGATCCTGAAACACGCGCCCAGGCCAAGGCCGTCGGCGTCGATCTCTTTCTCGACAAACCACTCGACAAGGAATCTCTGCGCAGGGTCATGGATCAGGTCACAACCGATAAGGCTCCGGACGTGAGCGGACTGCTCAGCTTGCAGCAGCAAAGTGACAGGCTCATCGACCTGGACCAGGTTCGTCGGCGCTTTTTCGATGATCTCACGCTCTTGCGCGAGGTCTATGGCATGTACATGCAGGACGCGCCTCAGCGGCTGCGCACAGTGCAGGAGAGCCTGGCCGCCGGGGACACGGCGGCTGCGGGCAAGGCCGCCCACTCCCTCAAGGGCATCAGCGGCTCGGTGGGATCTACGCGCCTGTCCGAAGCGGCGCAGGTCGTGGAGAAAGCCGGCCGGGCCGACGACCTTGCAGCCGCCCGCGAGGCCTTTCCGCTGGTGGAGACGCTCCTTGAGCAGACCATAAACGAGATACGGGATATCCTTTCCTGCTTGCCGGCCTGA
- a CDS encoding FAD binding domain-containing protein — protein MNRFSYIRAEDMTSALREIASAPGARFIAGGTNLIDLMKENVEKPGRLIDITRLALRRIQSLADGGLRIGALATNSGVAYDQEVERRYPLLAQAILAGASAQLRNMATVGGNLMQRTRCSYFYDTATPCNKREPGTRCSAREGFNRGHAILGTSAQCIAVHPSDMCVALLALDAVVRVSGPDGERTIPMAEFHRLPGDTPHTDTNLGAAELITAIDLPAEGFPRHFAYLKVRDRASYAFALVSVAAALDIEQGTIGRARIALGGVAHKPWRDPQAEALLQGRSATAESFAQAAEVVLRGAQGFEHNRFKIELAKHAVVRALSRAATREGAA, from the coding sequence GTGAACAGGTTCAGCTACATCCGGGCCGAAGACATGACGAGCGCCTTGCGGGAGATCGCCTCGGCTCCCGGGGCCAGATTCATCGCCGGAGGCACCAACCTGATCGACCTGATGAAGGAAAACGTCGAGAAGCCCGGCAGGCTGATCGACATCACCCGCCTTGCGCTGCGCCGCATCCAGTCCCTGGCCGACGGCGGGCTGCGCATCGGCGCGCTGGCCACGAACTCCGGCGTTGCCTACGACCAGGAGGTCGAGCGGCGCTATCCGCTGCTCGCGCAGGCGATCCTGGCCGGGGCGTCGGCCCAGCTGCGCAACATGGCCACGGTTGGCGGCAACCTCATGCAGCGAACCCGCTGCAGCTACTTTTACGACACGGCCACGCCCTGCAACAAGCGCGAGCCCGGAACGCGATGCTCGGCCCGGGAGGGCTTCAATCGAGGCCACGCGATCCTGGGGACCAGCGCCCAGTGCATCGCCGTGCATCCCTCGGACATGTGCGTCGCCCTGCTCGCCCTGGACGCGGTGGTGCGCGTCAGTGGGCCGGACGGCGAGCGCACGATCCCCATGGCCGAGTTCCACCGCCTGCCCGGCGACACGCCGCACACCGACACCAACCTCGGGGCCGCTGAACTGATCACCGCCATCGACCTGCCCGCCGAGGGCTTCCCGCGCCATTTTGCCTACCTCAAGGTGCGCGACCGGGCCTCGTACGCCTTTGCGCTGGTCTCCGTGGCCGCCGCCCTCGACATCGAGCAGGGGACCATCGGGCGGGCGCGGATCGCGCTTGGCGGCGTGGCGCACAAACCCTGGCGCGACCCGCAGGCGGAGGCTTTGCTCCAAGGCAGGAGCGCCACGGCGGAGAGCTTCGCCCAGGCCGCCGAGGTCGTGCTGCGCGGCGCACAAGGCTTCGAGCACAACCGGTTCAAGATCGAGTTGGCGAAACACGCGGTCGTGCGCGCCCTGAGCCGGGCCGCAACGAGGGAGGGCGCAGCATGA
- a CDS encoding DUF4282 domain-containing protein, with translation MDKDLMNHVFSFEKLITPKIIKFVYFFGLALIALAGLMGIFSGFGMMGDSFGGGFGKILLSLIGVVAGFVFLRMTCEWSIVFFGMYDRLGAIRAALPEQNSDAK, from the coding sequence ATGGACAAGGATCTGATGAATCACGTCTTCTCGTTTGAAAAGTTGATTACGCCGAAGATCATCAAGTTCGTCTATTTCTTCGGGCTCGCGCTTATCGCGCTGGCAGGCCTCATGGGTATTTTCAGCGGCTTCGGCATGATGGGCGACAGCTTCGGCGGCGGCTTCGGGAAAATCCTGCTGTCCCTGATCGGAGTCGTTGCCGGTTTCGTTTTCCTGCGTATGACCTGCGAATGGTCCATCGTGTTTTTCGGCATGTACGACCGCCTGGGCGCCATCCGCGCGGCCCTTCCCGAGCAGAACAGCGACGCGAAGTAA
- a CDS encoding DinB family protein, with protein sequence MATTTGAQLAHGIRQDIQELKKVCAGLDESIASSAPAGRWSPKEILSHLLGPEGSRLLPILTVFLDQDTPRIDIEAENPFFSENRARMSFAQLISEVEREYGRMAEFAAGLSREQLDRKARIPMLKDTPFGEYPTLEVWIGLLGGSEQSHLHFHTGQMREIMGELGVPPR encoded by the coding sequence ATGGCAACCACGACCGGTGCTCAGTTGGCCCACGGCATCCGTCAGGACATACAAGAGCTGAAGAAGGTCTGCGCAGGGCTCGATGAGAGCATCGCCTCCAGCGCGCCTGCAGGACGATGGTCTCCCAAGGAAATCCTCTCCCACCTCCTGGGGCCCGAAGGCTCCAGACTCCTGCCGATCCTTACGGTCTTTCTCGATCAGGATACCCCCAGGATCGACATCGAGGCCGAGAATCCATTCTTCTCCGAGAACCGCGCCCGTATGAGCTTTGCCCAACTTATTTCCGAGGTCGAACGAGAGTACGGCCGCATGGCCGAGTTTGCAGCCGGGCTCTCACGGGAGCAGCTCGACCGGAAGGCCCGCATCCCCATGCTCAAGGATACGCCATTCGGGGAATACCCGACGCTGGAAGTCTGGATCGGCCTGCTTGGCGGCTCGGAACAGTCTCATCTGCACTTTCACACCGGGCAGATGCGCGAGATCATGGGGGAGCTGGGCGTGCCGCCACGCTAG
- a CDS encoding cysteine-rich small domain-containing protein yields MENSHRFFRNAECKYFPCHKVDDDSEFNCLFCFCPLYCLGPKCGGDFVMRGGVKDCSKCLVPHRPEGYDHIMKKLGAWFAECRKRAQQDAQAPEAADGE; encoded by the coding sequence ATGGAAAACAGCCACAGATTCTTTCGCAACGCGGAGTGCAAGTATTTCCCCTGCCACAAGGTGGACGACGACAGCGAGTTCAACTGCCTGTTCTGCTTTTGTCCCCTGTATTGCCTGGGCCCAAAATGCGGAGGTGATTTCGTCATGCGCGGGGGCGTCAAGGATTGCAGCAAGTGCCTCGTGCCCCACAGGCCCGAAGGCTACGATCACATCATGAAGAAACTTGGCGCATGGTTTGCGGAGTGCAGGAAGCGCGCGCAACAGGACGCTCAAGCCCCAGAAGCAGCGGATGGAGAATGA
- a CDS encoding PAS domain S-box protein, whose product MSSARILIVEDEPVTRLEIAGRLQGLGYAVVGTACAGEEAVHKAGEIRPELVLMDISLASDLDGIGAAAAIRERFAIPVVYLTADSQPETLERAKITGPFGYLVKPFDNADLRSTIEIALYKHQIDKRLQQSEDRYRTIFENAMVGIYRSTPEGRFVSVNAALAGMLGYDSPEQLMDGVRSIELQIYADEDRRAEFLRLLRERGSVEHFESQVFGRDGDELWISESARLLCSNDCWHIDGTVIDISARKEAESAYRSTFELLDRTIDAIPDLVAVTDLDGHIILANAAFARATGLSKDAVRAHRYQDLVHRGEPLSPVSEESRERIIWSSSLDVRFQEHVSPFKDLQGSIIGAVRVLRNVIGLVECS is encoded by the coding sequence ATGTCCAGTGCGCGTATCCTGATCGTGGAGGATGAGCCGGTCACCCGCCTGGAGATAGCGGGTCGGCTTCAGGGCCTGGGCTATGCCGTGGTCGGAACGGCCTGCGCGGGCGAGGAAGCCGTGCATAAGGCCGGTGAGATCAGGCCGGAACTGGTGCTCATGGATATCTCCCTGGCCAGCGACCTTGACGGCATCGGAGCCGCTGCGGCCATCCGCGAACGCTTCGCCATCCCAGTGGTCTACCTGACCGCCGACAGCCAGCCCGAGACGCTGGAGAGAGCCAAGATCACCGGCCCTTTCGGCTATCTGGTCAAGCCTTTCGACAATGCGGACCTACGCTCGACAATCGAGATTGCCCTCTACAAGCACCAGATCGATAAGCGGCTCCAGCAAAGCGAGGACCGCTACCGGACCATCTTCGAGAACGCCATGGTCGGCATATACCGCAGCACGCCCGAAGGGCGCTTCGTAAGCGTCAACGCGGCCCTGGCCGGAATGCTCGGCTACGACTCGCCCGAGCAGCTCATGGATGGCGTGCGCAGCATAGAACTGCAGATTTATGCCGATGAGGACCGTCGCGCCGAGTTCCTGCGTCTGCTGCGGGAGCGCGGCAGCGTCGAGCACTTCGAGTCCCAAGTCTTCGGCCGAGATGGAGATGAGCTGTGGATATCCGAAAGCGCCCGGCTTCTATGCTCCAACGATTGCTGGCATATTGACGGCACGGTCATCGACATCAGCGCGCGCAAGGAAGCTGAAAGCGCCTACAGGTCTACTTTCGAGCTTCTGGACCGGACCATCGACGCCATCCCCGACCTGGTGGCCGTCACGGACCTCGATGGCCATATCATTCTCGCCAACGCGGCCTTTGCCCGAGCCACCGGCTTGTCCAAGGACGCAGTGCGCGCGCACCGTTATCAGGACCTCGTGCATCGGGGCGAGCCGCTCTCGCCCGTGAGCGAGGAAAGCCGCGAGCGGATAATCTGGTCTTCCAGCCTGGATGTCCGATTTCAGGAGCATGTCTCGCCGTTCAAGGATCTGCAGGGCTCCATCATCGGCGCCGTGCGCGTGCTGCGCAACGTGATCGGCCTGGTCGAGTGTTCCTGA
- a CDS encoding xanthine dehydrogenase family protein molybdopterin-binding subunit, translating to MKTACIGKPANRVDGLAKVTGSARYAAEHNIPNLVYGYVVPSTIAKGRINSLDASEALGLPGVLQVFSHENSPRSAQSGDAYNDDVAPPGSPFRPLASAEILFSTQPVALVVADSFELARHAASLVRVEYAREAHATELYAERGRAYEPRPREFIPNPHVRGDADSRFAEAAVRIDAEYRVPAEHHHPMEPFATTVVRHESGKLTVYDKTQGAQNVRNYLCNVFGCSREELRVVTPYMGGGFGSGLRPQFQVFLAVLAARELKRSVRVSLTRLQMLGLPRRPATWQKVALGASTDGALQALIHEALAETSRFEDYSEPVTIWSDLLYRCDDARLAHRVVPLDLPSPGDMRAPGAAWGLYALECAMDELAYETGIDPIELRLRNYTQRDHVEDKPFSSKELRACYQLGAERFGWARRTARPRSRQEGEKLVGWGMAGGIWDAFQTGAEANAVLTADGRLMVNSAAMDIGTGTCTIMTQIAAETLGLPIEKVTFTLGDSALPDAPVEGGSWTASTVGSAVRAVCMKVGDTLLRSAREIADSPLAGCGPQDVLFAEGNICSCQDPSRSVSIVRAMRQAGLGAIEETASAGPLPAQEKYSRFTHSAVFAEVKVDEALGSVRVTRVVSAVAGGRILNPKTARSQILGSIVMGMGMALEEESVLDHRLGRFMTRNLADYHVPVHADVEGIEVIFVPEQDEIVNPLGAKGLGEIGIVGVAAAIANAVFHATGKRIRDLPITLDKLL from the coding sequence ATGAAGACGGCATGCATCGGAAAGCCGGCCAACCGCGTCGACGGACTAGCCAAGGTGACGGGCTCGGCCAGGTACGCCGCCGAGCACAACATCCCGAACCTGGTCTACGGATACGTCGTGCCCAGCACCATTGCCAAGGGCCGGATCAACTCCCTGGACGCGTCCGAGGCGCTCGGGCTGCCGGGGGTATTGCAGGTCTTCAGCCATGAGAACAGCCCGAGGTCCGCGCAATCAGGCGACGCCTACAACGACGACGTCGCTCCTCCCGGTTCCCCGTTCCGTCCGCTCGCAAGCGCCGAAATCCTGTTCAGCACCCAGCCCGTGGCGCTGGTCGTGGCCGACAGCTTCGAGCTCGCCCGGCACGCGGCGTCGCTCGTCCGGGTGGAGTACGCGCGGGAGGCCCACGCCACCGAGCTGTATGCCGAGCGTGGCAGAGCGTACGAGCCCAGACCCCGTGAATTCATCCCGAACCCGCATGTGCGCGGCGACGCCGACAGCCGGTTCGCCGAGGCCGCCGTGCGCATCGACGCCGAATACCGAGTCCCGGCCGAGCATCACCATCCCATGGAGCCGTTCGCGACCACGGTGGTCCGGCACGAGAGCGGCAAGCTGACCGTGTACGACAAGACCCAGGGGGCGCAGAACGTCCGCAATTACCTCTGCAACGTGTTCGGTTGCTCCAGGGAGGAGCTGCGGGTCGTGACGCCCTACATGGGCGGAGGATTCGGCTCGGGCCTGCGCCCCCAGTTCCAGGTCTTCCTGGCCGTGCTGGCCGCCCGGGAACTCAAGCGCTCGGTCCGCGTCTCGCTCACGCGCCTGCAGATGCTGGGCTTGCCGCGCCGCCCGGCCACCTGGCAAAAGGTCGCCCTGGGAGCCTCGACGGACGGTGCGCTCCAGGCCCTTATTCACGAGGCGCTGGCCGAGACCTCCCGCTTCGAGGACTACAGCGAACCCGTCACCATCTGGTCGGATCTGCTCTACCGCTGCGACGACGCCAGGCTCGCACACCGCGTCGTTCCGCTCGACCTCCCCTCGCCGGGCGACATGCGGGCTCCGGGCGCGGCGTGGGGACTCTACGCGCTGGAATGCGCCATGGACGAACTCGCTTACGAGACCGGCATCGACCCCATCGAGCTGCGGCTCAGGAACTACACGCAGCGGGACCACGTCGAGGACAAGCCGTTTTCGAGCAAGGAACTGCGCGCCTGTTACCAGCTTGGCGCGGAGCGCTTCGGCTGGGCGCGGCGCACAGCCCGGCCGCGCTCCAGGCAGGAGGGCGAAAAGCTCGTGGGCTGGGGCATGGCCGGGGGCATATGGGACGCCTTCCAGACGGGAGCTGAAGCAAACGCGGTGCTCACGGCCGACGGCAGGCTCATGGTCAACTCCGCGGCCATGGACATCGGCACCGGCACCTGCACGATCATGACCCAGATCGCCGCCGAGACGCTGGGGCTGCCCATCGAGAAGGTGACTTTCACGCTCGGTGATTCAGCGCTGCCCGATGCGCCCGTGGAGGGCGGCTCGTGGACGGCGTCCACGGTGGGCTCGGCGGTCAGGGCCGTGTGCATGAAGGTCGGCGACACGCTGCTCCGTTCGGCGCGGGAGATCGCGGATTCGCCGCTGGCCGGCTGCGGGCCGCAGGACGTCCTGTTCGCCGAAGGCAATATTTGCTCGTGCCAGGACCCGTCCCGGTCCGTGTCCATCGTCCGGGCCATGCGCCAGGCCGGGCTGGGGGCCATCGAGGAGACGGCCTCCGCAGGGCCCTTGCCCGCGCAGGAAAAGTACTCGCGCTTCACCCACTCGGCGGTCTTTGCGGAGGTGAAGGTCGACGAGGCCCTGGGCAGCGTGCGCGTCACGCGGGTCGTCAGCGCCGTGGCGGGCGGCCGCATCCTGAACCCGAAGACGGCGCGCAGCCAGATCCTGGGCTCCATCGTCATGGGCATGGGCATGGCCCTGGAGGAGGAAAGCGTGCTCGACCACCGCCTCGGGCGGTTCATGACGCGCAACCTGGCGGATTACCACGTGCCGGTGCACGCGGACGTAGAGGGCATCGAGGTGATCTTCGTTCCCGAGCAGGACGAGATCGTCAACCCCCTCGGCGCCAAGGGGCTGGGCGAGATCGGCATCGTCGGCGTGGCGGCTGCCATCGCCAACGCGGTCTTCCACGCCACGGGCAAGCGGATCAGGGATTTGCCGATAACCCTCGACAAGCTGTTGTGA
- a CDS encoding (2Fe-2S)-binding protein yields the protein MKSPAKAALTSKEPAPSVEKCKITLKVNGVLQRIEVAPWTTLLDVLRDRLNLTGTKKGCDHGQCGACTVLVNGERIVSCLTLAVMQDGAEVTTIEGLAAGEELHPLQAAFIEHDAFQCGYCTPGQICSAAGLINEGRAKSPGDIRELMSGNLCRCGAYQNIVAAVQEVMRTKDNDERGEP from the coding sequence ATGAAGAGCCCAGCCAAGGCAGCCCTGACCAGCAAGGAACCTGCTCCATCCGTGGAGAAATGCAAGATCACGCTGAAGGTCAACGGGGTTCTGCAACGGATCGAGGTCGCCCCCTGGACGACCCTGCTTGACGTTCTGCGCGACCGGTTGAACCTCACCGGAACGAAGAAGGGCTGCGATCATGGCCAGTGCGGAGCCTGCACGGTTCTCGTGAACGGGGAGCGCATCGTCTCGTGCCTGACCCTGGCGGTCATGCAGGACGGCGCGGAGGTGACGACGATCGAAGGCTTGGCCGCGGGGGAGGAATTGCACCCTTTGCAGGCGGCCTTCATCGAGCACGACGCCTTCCAGTGCGGGTACTGCACGCCGGGCCAGATATGCTCGGCAGCGGGTTTGATCAATGAAGGCAGGGCCAAGTCGCCGGGCGACATACGCGAGCTGATGAGCGGCAACCTCTGCCGCTGCGGCGCGTATCAGAACATCGTCGCCGCCGTGCAGGAGGTGATGCGGACAAAGGACAACGACGAGAGGGGTGAGCCGTGA
- a CDS encoding GNAT family N-acetyltransferase: MHASSPPGHVFALDLSGLKAPGVTVWSAWVGDAIAGIGALKSLGDGTGEIKSMRTHPAFLRRGVGNALLDHIMAAARARGMTRLSLETGSGPAFEPALALYRMRGFIDGEAFGDYKRSAFNQFLHLPL, translated from the coding sequence ATGCACGCCAGTTCGCCGCCCGGCCATGTCTTCGCGCTCGACCTGAGCGGCCTCAAGGCGCCAGGGGTCACGGTATGGTCGGCCTGGGTGGGCGACGCCATCGCGGGCATCGGCGCACTGAAGAGCCTCGGCGATGGCACCGGGGAGATCAAATCGATGCGCACGCACCCGGCCTTCCTTCGCCGCGGCGTCGGGAACGCGCTCCTCGACCACATCATGGCTGCCGCGCGGGCACGCGGCATGACGCGGCTGAGCCTTGAGACCGGCAGCGGACCCGCCTTCGAGCCCGCGCTCGCGCTTTACCGCATGCGCGGCTTCATCGACGGCGAGGCGTTTGGCGATTACAAACGTAGCGCCTTCAATCAGTTTCTGCATCTCCCGCTGTGA
- a CDS encoding nuclear transport factor 2 family protein, translating to MRTNEEQTDAWVRATACLRKTDGKWLITHEHVSVPFYGRQRQGGTRSQAIAASGGHTHGNHDRCSVGPRHPSGHTRAEEGLRRAR from the coding sequence ATGCGCACGAACGAGGAGCAGACGGATGCATGGGTGCGTGCGACAGCCTGCTTGCGCAAGACAGATGGCAAATGGCTGATCACGCACGAGCATGTCTCAGTGCCTTTCTATGGACGACAGCGGCAAGGCGGCACTCGATCTCAGGCCATAGCAGCTTCAGGAGGACACACACATGGCAACCACGACCGGTGCTCAGTTGGCCCACGGCATCCGTCAGGACATACAAGAGCTGAAGAAGGTCTGCGCAGGGCTCGATGA